From Triticum aestivum cultivar Chinese Spring chromosome 7B, IWGSC CS RefSeq v2.1, whole genome shotgun sequence:
attcggggccggattgtcccaaaacttatttttggTTTTCCgcaaactctccatcgcacagtactttcgtactatggacgccaggtcggcaaagcgtgtaatttcgcgacggctgacggcgttcaagattccctcgtccgtgcaattattgcaaaaaattgagattgcgttttcctctcgacagtcctttatcctgtccataaccaggaggagtctggcccagtagtgatgtactgtttcagcgggctcttgccagattagagatagatcgcatatgtctgggcgggtgggtggaattaagtccggaaccctacccatctcgaggctcaagggccgagaagtttccaaacttggaagcttggattgctggacgctgtccaacgagtccggtccgatgcctgactttaggttcagtgcttgatcgaagtccatCCCTCCGCGGAAATTCGGCATGGAGGGTCTGGGAGTCCGGACATGAATAGTTTttaatacaggagaagagtcgccgcgttgttcctctaccactacaacgtggtgggtgacctggggagagttaatctctctcagatcggttttaagcccaatctgattgtagtctgtagcgactcccagggcggcgatgcgatccaagagctcgtttacggacgagagctctattggatccagccgctcggcgaattccgagctgacgtgaagattgcttttgacgacctgagaggtcattgtcgaagcggtggccggacaggcggtcataagaaaaccacctagccggatagtttggccggcggccaaggctcctttggcgaaaataccgtccttgaagatgggaggaggcatccttcctatcggtgacggcataggggagctctcaatgaaagcaccaatgtcggtgtcaaaaccggcggatctcgggtagggggtcccgaactgtgcgtctaggcggatggtaacaggagacaagggacacgatgtttttacccaggttcgggccctctcgatggaggtaaaaccctactcctgcttgattgatattgatgatatgggtagtacaagagtggatctaccacgagatcaaggaggctaaaccctagaagctagcctatggtatgattgttgtaatggttgttatgtcctacggactaaaaccctctagtttatatagacatcggagagggctagggttacaaagagttggttacaatggtaggagatctacatatccgtatcgccaagcttgccttccacaccaaggaaagtcccatccggacaagggacgaagtcttcaatcttgtgtcttcatggtcttggagtccggctgacgatgatagtccggctgtccggacaccccctagtccaggactccctcacccaccttgGTAACCACCGGGGCAAAATCTTTCACATGAAGCACATCCGAAGAGATGGGAAGGCCCAGATATTTGAAAGGGAACACTCCTAGCTTACAGTTAAGAAGGTGTGCCACCCGCACAACTTCAGACTCGTCCACACCCGTAACAATAACTTCACTCTTGGCAAAGTTGATCTTAAGACCAGACATCGCTTCGAAACAGAGAAGAATGAACTTGACATGCGCGATGCAAGCATCATTCAGCTCAACCATAATGATCGTGTCATACGCATACTGGAGATGGGTTATACCTTGGGGGAGAAGATTAGAACTAACCAGAGAAATGTGCCCATGAGCAACTGCCCTGGACAACATACGGGATAAGGCATCCGCTACGAAGTTAAACAAAATGGGTGAAGCGGGATCACCTTGCCGCAGGCCCCTACCATTGGCAAAAAACTTACTAACCTGGCTGTTAACAAAAATGGCAGTATGGCCTCCCGAGACCAGCTGCATGATTCTATGAACTAAAGGCCCCTCAAACCCTTTAGCCAGCAAAACCCTATGCAAAAAAGGCCAGCTCACCGAATCGTAAGCCTTCTCAAAATCGAGTTTAAGAATCACCACTTTAGACTTACGAATCTTAAGGTCATGCACAATTTCATGCAAGCAAAGAACCCCATCCAAGATGAAACGACCTTTAATAAAGGCCGATTGAAACGGACTGATGGTACGATGGGCAATGGGAGAGAGGCGCGTGGCGAGCCCTTTGGCCGGAAATTTGGCAAAATTATTAATGAGGGCAATAGGCCTAAACTGCGAGATCAGATAAGCTCCTTTGACCTTAGGAATGAGAGAAATGACAGCATAATTAAGACAAGAAATATCCACTGTCCCCAACCAAAAACCTTGAATGATCTTACACACGAGGACCCGCAACTGTGGCCAAAATTTCATAAAGAAGGGTATTGAGAAACCATCAGGCCCAGAGGCAGCATTCGGATTGGCCGAACTAATCACCTGCCAAATCTCCTCATCATAAAGAGGAACTATCAATCCCATGTTTTCTTCAGACAAAATCTTACTTCCCGCGTCCCAGAAGTCAGAAGAGAAGGCAAGCCCAGGGTCCGGCTTGGAGCTGAGGAGATTGGAGTAGAACCCAACAATGTGATTTAAGATTAGAGACTGGTCCGAGGTCCTGACCCCATCAATGATTAGACTATCAATGAGACACCTCTGGCGTCTACCATTGGCGATAGCAAAGAAATAAGCTGTCATAGCATCACCCTTCAGGGTCCAGTTAAGGGTGCCGCGTTTGCGCCAGTAAATTTTGGACTGCTGATGCAACACCATCAGAGCATCTTCCAGGGAGTAGCGAGTGGCCCATTGAGAAGCAGAGAGACCAGACCGATCCGCAGCGAGATCCAGGTCTCGGAGTTGAGACTCAAGGACCTCTTTGTCCCTATGCAGATCGGCAGCCCAATTACGAGACCATCCCCTTAAGAATTTACGCATCTCATAAGACACCTTGAGCCAATCATCCATGGAGCCAAAGgagcggcgggggggggggcgttAAGAAGAATAGCAATCTTGGAAGCCATCATGTCACAAAAACCGTCCACCACAAGCCAGGAAGCATCAAACTGGAAGCGAGAAGCAGCCACAGGCGGCAGGCCCGCGTCCATGACGAGGGGGACATGGTCGAAGCCCACCGCACTCCTGGCTTTCAGCACCGCACGAGCGAAAAGCAAGTCCCATCTAGCACAAACAAAGACCCAATCAAACACTGACCGAACGGGAGAAGACTGATGATTAGACCAGGTGAACCGTGCCCCCACCCTAGGGAGCTCACGGAGCGTGCAATTACTGATGAACTCATTAAAAGCATTGGCAAGGGGCCAGGAGAAGTTAGGGCTATTTTTATCAGTCGAGGAGCGTAGCAACTTGAAATCACCACCAATTAGAAGGGGAATATTACAGGATTCAATCTTAATAGAAAGCTCATCCAGGAACAAAGGGGCAAGAGAGTGATCCGCGGGGCCATAGACCACCATAAATTCCCAAATCTTGTTAAGCTGATGATGATGTACCACACATCTAGACCAAAAGATGCCATGATCAAAGGTAATAAGATCAAACATTTCCCGTCTCGACCCTATCAAGATGCCCCCAGAATGGCCCGAGGCAGGGATTAAGTGCCAGTCGAACCTTTCCATGCCTGCCACCGCAGACAGTTCAGGAGGGGAGAAGGATTCCTTAAATGTTTCAACCAGCCCTAAAATGTCAATGTGTTCTCCACAAACCAAGTCATGAATCTGGTCGCGACGCCCCCTAGCGCCGAAACCTCTAACATTCCAAAAAAGAGCTTTCATTTATAGGAAAGGTTTTTAATACGGAGGCTCGATCTGCACGGGGCCAGACAAGGCTTAGAACGCTTGGAAAGCCCTTTCTTCGCAATGGAAGGAGGAGGAAGCGACTGGCCACAACCATTTGTCGTTCCATCCTCCCCAGACTGACTCGGGGCCCCAACAGGCCCGATAGCAGTCGCGACCTCCATGGCCTTGGCAATAGCAGCCTGGGCAACATCATTAGCCCTGATGGCAAAAAGAAGACGAGAGGGAGAGCCCAGCCCCGATGCAACAGACATCCCAACATCGGACATAATATGAAGCAAATGATCATCCGAAAATGCAGGTAAAACGAGGCGGATAGGGGAAGCAGGGGGAGGGGGATGGGGATGGACAGACGAACCTGAAGGCGGGAGATCCCTGGCCGCGGCATGCCTCTCAGCCCTCACCGCCACCGAAACACCAGAGTCACGCACGCGCCTGCCCTTGCGCGCCGTGGATGCCGGAGAACGCAGCAACGGAGAGCACCGCACAGGCGATGCCGGGCCTGGGCCAGATCCCGAAGCAAACCCCAGATCCTTGTCCAGACGGCGAGCCAGACCCACCAAAGAATGCTTGGAGCCAGAGGAGGCCCTGCTCTTTGCAAAGAATTTCTGAATCgacgacttcttcttcttcttagtagTGAGCTCGGTGGATCGCGGGGGAGATGCAGGAAGATCCTCGATCCCAGAGAAGGAGGGAGACTGAGGGCGAGCAGACACGTTGGAGCAAACACCAGAGAAGGGTGTACCCTTGCTAGCAGCCTTCTCACGGGGAGCCAGATCATCCTTCTGAGGGTTAGTAGCCAGGGCATTGTCCCTGAGCAGCTCCTGATCATGAGGTTCCAATTTATCCCATTCGGACTGAGTAAACCAAAGATCCGAGCCCCCACTCGGGTACTGCCCACCAGCCGAGCCATCACCTTGCTTGTCATCCTGATTAGACGCCTTGGGAGAAGGGGTCAGAGGAGGAACATGGACAACATCACCCTCGACCCGGACTCGTAAGCGCACACCTTCGGGAGATGGGAAAACATCCACAACACCATGAACACAGACAGGATCAATACACCACACATTGAGCCGAAACGGACCAACCTTGCCCAAAGAGTCCGCATCAACTTCAATGGGCTTGCCAATGAGATTCCCAAACGCCATCATGAACTCAGTAGAACGTAAGCCCACTGGCACGTCGTCAACCAGCACCCATATCTTGGACAGAGGGCCAACCGCCTTAGCACCACAGGTCGCCGCTTTAACTGACACCACCAGTTGGTTTAGAGGAAGAGTGAAACTAGTGCACGAGGAGATCATCCTTAGACATTCCTTGGAGGGAAAGACCACTGCAAACTCGAACTCTGAAAGCTGGCACACCTGCCAGTCCCAACCCTCCTCATCCCAAATCTTCAAACCCTCCAGAAGAGTCTATGGGAAAATCTTCTGGCCACAGACAGTGATGATGGCCGCGTTAGAGAGAGACGACACATCCATCACCACATGAACATCAGCATCCAAAGCGAACAAGGAGCAGCCAGGTAAAACCATCCCAAACTGAATGAAGGAGGGACTTTTGGAGCGATTGCGGCAGTCAATAGTTAGGTGACCATATGAGCGACAGATTAGGCAGAAGGGAGGATTGGTGCATCTGGACTGTAAGTGGCCCGGTCGATGACAGGTAAAGCAGGATAGAGACGGAGAAGGGCCTGATGCCGCAGGGTGCTggcagggaggaggaggcggggcggggGTAGGATGTCATCTCCAAGGCCAGCAGAGGGGGCGCCCGGAGCATAAGAGTGTGCGCGGTGACCACCTGgcaacgaagaagaagaaccagGGCCGAAGCACGGACCCGACTGGGAGGCAGCACCAACACCAGTCATGAACgagcgaggaggaggccgaggtgggGGAACCGGACCCTTGGTCGGAGCCGAATGCGGCACCGACGAGGAAGAGCGACCAccagccgaagcagcagcagcctCCCATGGATCCTGCCCCGACGCCACCGCACCACCAGATCCAGGCAGCCTCGACCCAGATCTGGCAACCGAGCGCACCTGCTCGTCATGCTGGAGCCACTCCGGCCCAACCGCCCAAGCCTCACGCTCCTGCGATACCTCGCGCGCCACCCGCTCGGCCTCCAGCATAGACCGCAGCTCCGCTTCATACGCCAGATCGACACCATTGCCGACGAATCTTCACGAGCATGCTTGCAGCCCGAGAGGGCCTCGGAAGAAGACCCCCTGGACTTGTCCATGGCAAGCACTTCAACGAAGGagaggtggagaggaggagggaTGGAGTTGGATCTGGAGAAAAGACGAATAGGGCGACGCGCTCTGCGAATATCAGCGGCGGAGGCTGGAAACCCTAGGAGGGGAGGGGAAGAACCACGTCGCACCTATAAGTAGCCAAGGCTGGCCAGGCCAACTTGGGCCGAAGCGGGACAGTGGGCCGGGGAAGCGGAGACATGTGGGGCAGTGGCCACAACCAACTGCCCCGGGGCCatagaaggaagaggggggaggcatCAACAGAAGACAGAGCCGGAGGCCCAAACGGCCCAGCCCGATCCAGACAGGGGGCCACCAAGCCCAGCTGACCACGGGGGCCCACCCCCAACACAGGACGCGTCCGATCTAGGGTTAGACCGACAGCCTCCCTCGCCCCCCGCCGGCACAGCCGCCACCAACAGCGGCCGGAGAGGGGAGGGAAGAGCAGCCCCACCCGCCGGAGAGCCCAAGGCGCATGGTTCCGCCATGACAGAGGAGGGAGAAGGACCGAGGAGGCCGCAGTTAGGGGAAGGGGCCATGCACCTCCCCGCCTTGTGCCGGCACCGACCGACACGCAGCCACCCCAACGACCCAAAAGACTCCGCCACCGGCCGACCCCACCACCCGGGGCGAATTCCCGGGCCCGACCTGACGCAGGGATGACCGGCACCGCCACCGCCGCAGCGGACGAAGCACATACCTCCAAATCGGAAGCCGAGTCCTCTGCATCCCCCAACGCCCATAAACGAGATCCAGGACAGGCCGACGGCCCAGGCGAGGCTACCGAGCGGGCCATCGCGCACAggatgtgaggagagccaccccgaACAACAGGCGACGAGGGGGTCGACGGGGGTGAGGGAGAAGGCGCGCTCAGAGGAGAGGAGCCCGGGCCAACGGCGAGATCGAGGCGAGAGGGAGACGGGGAGCGGGGAGGAgcggggggagagggggaaggggaaggggggaaagaggagccATCTTCTATTGCTGAGCTCCTTCATCTGAAGAAGCTGGATGGCGAGGGAGAAGGGGCTGATGCCGGTGACAAAGAGCGACGTGTTGGGAAGCAACACCGTGGAGGCGAGAGTGGCGAAGTTGGCGCCGTGCCGGAAGTCAGAGCCGACGGACCGCAGGTAGGGGCTCAGCAGCGGCAGCCCCATGGCCTGAGCTGATCACTAGCGTCAAGCTGTCAAAATTATACGATTAAACCAATGGCGAGTGTAGGTACCTACCTATGAAGTCGATGACGAGGCGGCCGGCGGGCCAACCGAAGTAGGTGACACCGAACGGGGTCGGCTGCACCAGGAAGGCGGCCCAGAAGCCGCCTGTGTCGGAGTTGGAGTCGCTGAAGTTGAACACGGCCGGGAACCTGCACCACCAGCCCTCGCCGGCCGCGACACCGATGCACTAGCACAGCACCGCCAACAGGAGCAGCTGCCACGTTGACACGGCCCTCATCTCGGGGGAGCAAAACCACGTGCGAGCGAACGAGCGAGCTCACACACTCACAGCGGCGGTGTCGTGGTGCGCGTGCAAGACGGTGTGGCCAAGCTGCATTTCGAAACTGCAGATATATATCGTCATAGAAGATGTATGTGTATTTGACATTTGGGGCGTGTTTGGTTCCAGTTTGCTGCAGTAGCTGCATTGCATGTCCATCTTCAGCCAGTCTGGTTCTTCATATAAAGCATCATATGCAGCAGATGCAACCtatttggttgcctgcatcgcatGAAGGGGCACTTACCTCTGCTGTTTGGTTGCCGTTTTTGTGTTTAgggtgtgagcagatgcaaacttcaGCTGTTTGGTTGCAAACAACGTTTGTGTTTTGCTCACCCAattcaaatgtggtggccttaccaccacatGATTAGAACAATAGCAAGCACAAATGAGATCAAACAAAGGAATCAACCAAATGAGATCAAACAAAGGAATCAACCAAATgagatcaaacaaagcaagcaacGAAAATGACAACAAATTATTTAGACTAACAGCGggggcatcctccttccctgctcCACGCCAGGGTGCTACTCCtggccaaaatatgaacaagttcacaACATAAGTACCATAAGTTCTAGCGATAGACCATAACAAGTTCAACACTACCATCTTAGTTAACTACATTGCATGCTAACTACATCGTATGCTCAATGTCACCAACGCAGCTGTGCCTGGTGCAACGAAACCTACACACGACCGAGTAGTCGTGGTTGTAGATTTAAAACTTTAGGCGGAGTCCTGAGATGCGCACAACAATGAGGTTGCCGAGGACAATCTGGTGGCGGCGGCAGAAGTAGTTCCCGCCCCGGCCAAGCACCATGTGCCCCTCGAAGTTTTGGACCCGCATCCAGAACACGCACCACTTGTTCGCCGACAGCCTGACCACGTGCGGGAGCCGCTTGATGACCAGCCACTCATTCATAACCTCCACGAACTTGCAAGAGATGACGAGCATGACGAGGTCTTTGTTGTCCCTGGTCTGCTGGTAGAAGCGCAGCGGCTCTCGGGCCCTCTCCTCGTGGCCGGTCCTCGGAGATCGTCCCCTTGAACGAGGCAGGCTCATGAAGGCGACCCTGCCAGGAAGGTCCACCCCTCGAGCCACCTGCTCATGGGGGTGAGATCCTCGGCGCCCTCAGCTCTGGCCACCACCTGAGATCCTCCACCCGCCACATCCCAGTcactcttcaatatcttgtcaggtAAGATGACAAGTATTAGAGGTACTTGCAAAATGAATaaccactgatcagtggcattagCTCTTctgcaaatgccactgatcagttgTGCTAGCACTATAGCAAATGGCACTGATTAGAGACATTTGCCCAAGAGCAAATGCCATTGATCAGTGCACAAACTCTTTgccaaatgccactgatcagtggcatgaTTTTCCTCCAACTGCCACTCATCAGTGCACTATCCTAAGCATGGAAACATATAAAAATAGCACTCATGTGCACCCATGCACATTTGGCAGCATCCTAAAATGGTCATATTACATGCACGTATAACAATCTAGAGCATGCAACACAAACCCTAGCCTGAACATGTATGTAGCAACATGaacaacaacatgaacatgatcctagcttgaacatgaacatgccagTTGCATTAACACAGATCCTAGCATGAACCTAGCATGAACATAGATCCGAGCAAAGCACACTAGCATTGGATATTCTAGCATGAACATAGATCCTAGGAAAGCACTAGCAAAAGAACATTTTCCTAGAACACACATTGTAGCAAACAAGAACAGATTCGATTGGGATCGCATCGAATCGGATCTACTCGAATCCTATCTAATCCTATCGAATCCACAAAGTACTAGCACATGCCTAAGAAGGAAACCCCTAATCTACATCTACGAGTAAGCATTGAGGATTTTTTGACTCACCGGAGCTTGCGCCGTCGCAACGAAccttggccggggtgaaaaccccaACGGGAAGGAGAGAGGTGGAGGAGCAGAGGAGGAGACGGCCCTGGCAAAGGCCGGCGGCATCAGCCCCGTGCTCATGGCCACGCCGGAGGTCAAGGAGGACGGCGCGCCGACAGGAGAAAACCCTTGGACGGGGGTCAAGAAACCCCCCCTGCTCAATGGGGTCCCAAGAAGCGGCGACTCCATGAACGGCGCCGAGCCCAGGAGCACGAGGTCCGACGCTCTTGGATCCTGGCCATGCGCTCATCAACGAGGGTCAAAGGACGGTGCTGTGGTGGGCGAGGCGGAGCCAtcagaggagaggaagggaaggtgAGACAAAGAGGAGCGATGGGAATAGTGCGGGCGGGGCGGTGACAGAAGAGTGGGGGGAGGGGAGTTATGAGACATCCCCTCCGTCTCCCACGCTGCCTGAGGCATGCAGCCTCCTCGCACGCGTGGTTGTGCCAGACCAGGCTCGCGAGAAACTGTCGATTCCGTAGTTTCCGCCGGGCCAGGCTGAGGCCTGCTTTAAGGTTTGTGCGAGCCATGAATCACATGCAGCCCAGCCAACCAAATAGGCCACACACATCCCGCGCGAGCCTGGTTGGGCTGCATGTGAGCAACCAAACATGCCCTTGCTTGTATCGCTTGGTCTGCACGATGGTGCGGTTCTACTTTGGAAGCACGCCGCTGCACCAACTAGCTAATGGATACCTACCTGCATACATGCATGTAGTACCGGGTCCTAACATTTCCTTGGCGCCGGTACGGTGGTCAGCCGAGGGGCCGGATGACAAACTTCACGTTGACAAGAAGTTCCACACGAGATCTTGGCACCAATACATACACACATATCCGAAATAACGTACTGTGATGAAAGATTGTGACACGCTCATCACATGGCCGGCGGGGCCGATGCGGCTTCGCTGCCTAGCAGCTGACAGACACGCAGAACCGCTCCAGACTCGATTACAAGTTACAGGTCGTACAGTGTAGGCATAATGTTGGCTAGAAGCGGGACCTGTCTCACTGTGCATATGTGGAGACAAGAATCGCGGACAATGTTATGTTGTGCTGAGCAGGTGCTGGATAACCTTGTCGGGGTCGTTGTCTTGCATCGCTAGCAGCTCGGGGACGTTCCAGGAGGTGAACCCCATCTCATGGAGGGCGTTGTAGGCTTTCACAAACTCCTTCACCCGCATCACTATGAGTAGTTGTTTCATTGTGTCATGCTGagtagattctgttttcattgtgttgtttgcttattttgatgaatctatgagtagtatcggaggctatgaatcatagagaagttggaatacagtagatattacaccaatatgaatttagaatgagttcacaacagaaCCAAaactggtgatttattttcttatactaacggagcttatgcgattttctgttgagttttgtgttgtgaagttttcaagtattgggtaaagattcgatggcctatgtaataaggagtggcatgagcctaagcttggggatgcccaaggcaccccaaggtaatattcaaggacaaccaagatcctaagcttggggatgcctcggaaggcatcccctctttcatcttcgttcatcggtaactttacttggagttatatttttattcaccacatgatatgtgttttgcttggagcgtcattttattttattttgttttgcttactgtttgaataatatcccaatatctgaaattcttaaatgttagagagtcttcacatagttacataattattcaactactcattgatcttcacttatatctttcagagtagtttgccgtttgctctagtgcttcacttatatcttttagagcacggcggtggttttattttgaagaaatagatgaactctcatgcttcacttatattattttgagagtcttttagaatagcatggtaatttgctttggttatgaaattagtcctaatatgataggcatccaaggaggatataataaaaactttcaaataaaatgcattgaatactatgagaagtttgattctttatgattgttttgagatatgaagatggtaatattag
This genomic window contains:
- the LOC123157566 gene encoding GDSL esterase/lipase At4g01130-like, translated to MSLPRSRGRSPRTGHEERAREPLRFYQQTRDNKDLVMLVISCKFVEVMNEWLVIKRLPHVVRLSANKWCVFWMRVQNFEGHMVLGRGGNYFCRRHQIVLGNLIVVRISGLRLNFEMQLGHTVLHAHHDTAACIGVAAGEGWWCRFPAVFNFSDSNSDTGGFWAAFLVQPTPFGVTYFGWPAGRLVIDFIAQAMGLPLLSPYLRSVGSDFRHGANFATLASTVLLPNTSLFVTGISPFSLAIQLLQMKEIRLLVPRLHHGPGQLPPPDIFGNSLYTIDIGQNDFTSNLGSQSIESVKQTLPSVITQISWAIQDLYNIGARKFMVFNMAPIGCYPAFLVELPHSSSDLDEYGCMTSYNSAVVYYNELLNNSLTEVRKTLQNASIVYVDKYSAMLELFRHPEDHRLKYGTKACCGYGGGAYNFDPDMYCGTNKIVKGNIASAIACGDPQNYESWDGIHATETANLLD